From a single Veillonellales bacterium genomic region:
- a CDS encoding Coenzyme F420 hydrogenase/dehydrogenase, beta subunit C-terminal domain, giving the protein MISVFSKREDCCGCGACEQICPQNAIAMSPDEEGFLYPNINQFLCVDCGRCIEICPVTREGNYKESGIPCFYVARHKSKEVLRQSTSGGAFTAISDVILGQNGVVYGVDYDEGFRILHRRAETSEQRDRMRISKYVQSDMGNTFAEIKADLQEGYNVLFTGTPCQAAGLRAVMGNSPLTKKLYICDLICHSIPSPLIWEEYKWLLEKENGGKLASVQFRSKKAGWSRANSNKGLLFTTEKSPEIKEDDRFYQLFFKVGAITRPSCSQCRFTDVHRVSDLTIADYWGIEKYCPEWFDPLGVSLILANSSKGAELLKQCQDLLVEERPKEESLYEQKRLSEPSQFPEDRSLFWDNYRRFGFEHVVGDNNKK; this is encoded by the coding sequence ATGATTTCGGTGTTTTCTAAAAGAGAAGACTGCTGCGGATGCGGTGCCTGTGAGCAAATCTGTCCCCAAAATGCTATTGCGATGAGTCCGGATGAGGAAGGTTTTCTATATCCTAATATCAATCAATTTCTTTGCGTTGATTGTGGCAGATGTATCGAAATCTGTCCGGTGACACGTGAAGGCAATTACAAAGAAAGTGGTATCCCCTGCTTTTACGTGGCGCGTCATAAATCAAAGGAGGTTTTGCGGCAATCCACATCTGGCGGCGCATTTACTGCTATTTCTGATGTTATTCTCGGGCAGAATGGCGTTGTTTATGGAGTAGATTATGATGAGGGCTTCCGTATTCTTCATCGGCGGGCGGAAACGTCTGAGCAGCGTGATCGGATGCGGATTTCTAAATATGTGCAGAGCGATATGGGTAATACCTTCGCTGAGATTAAGGCTGATTTGCAAGAGGGTTATAACGTTTTGTTCACCGGCACCCCTTGCCAAGCAGCCGGGTTGCGCGCAGTTATGGGTAATTCACCGCTTACGAAAAAGCTGTATATTTGCGATTTGATTTGTCACAGTATTCCAAGCCCGCTAATCTGGGAGGAATATAAATGGTTATTGGAAAAAGAAAATGGTGGGAAGCTGGCCAGTGTACAATTTCGTTCGAAGAAAGCCGGGTGGAGTCGTGCAAATAGCAACAAAGGGCTCCTCTTTACTACAGAAAAAAGCCCGGAAATAAAAGAGGATGACCGTTTTTACCAGTTATTCTTTAAAGTTGGGGCTATCACACGTCCTTCCTGTTCGCAGTGCCGGTTTACTGATGTCCATCGCGTTTCTGATTTGACTATTGCGGATTATTGGGGAATTGAGAAATATTGCCCTGAATGGTTTGACCCTTTGGGAGTATCGCTTATCTTGGCTAACTCTTCCAAAGGAGCGGAGCTTCTCAAGCAATGCCAAGATCTGCTGGTGGAAGAACGTCCGAAGGAAGAATCGCTTTATGAACAAAAGCGCCTGAGTGAACCATCGCAATTTCCTGAAGATCGTAGCCTTTTTTGGGATAATTACAGACGCTTTGGTTTCGAACATGTTGTTGGGGATAACAATAAAAAATAA
- a CDS encoding DUF5665 domain-containing protein — protein sequence MEKEAKTDIINSQLERLLQHLESLRIAQYIELLERPLRLIMVNFVAGLARGLGIAIGATLIFAVMIEFLRRLVLLHIPGIGNFIAEIIHIVEIRNGQF from the coding sequence ATGGAAAAAGAGGCAAAAACCGACATTATCAATTCACAGCTTGAACGGCTGCTTCAGCATCTCGAATCACTGCGCATTGCCCAGTACATCGAATTATTGGAACGCCCGCTCCGCTTGATCATGGTTAATTTTGTCGCTGGCTTAGCCCGTGGTTTGGGAATAGCAATTGGCGCAACGTTAATTTTTGCCGTTATGATTGAATTTCTCCGAAGATTGGTCTTGCTGCATATTCCCGGGATTGGCAACTTTATCGCCGAAATCATTCACATCGTAGAAATACGCAACGGACAATTTTAG
- a CDS encoding DivIVA domain-containing protein, producing MLTPLDIHNKEFKRSFRGYSEEEVDDFLDQVIKDYEQLYRENIELKENMERLDSKLEHFQHMENTLNSTLVIAQETAEEVKLNAKKETDLMLKEAEIRSQKLIDDAMTKVRRMNGEYEELKKQSQIYRTRMCTLVQAQLDMLKADAEDDQ from the coding sequence ATGCTTACTCCGCTGGATATACACAATAAAGAATTTAAGAGAAGCTTTCGCGGTTATAGTGAGGAAGAAGTGGATGATTTTCTTGATCAGGTCATCAAAGATTATGAACAGCTGTATCGGGAAAATATTGAATTAAAGGAAAATATGGAGCGCCTGGACAGCAAGCTGGAGCATTTTCAGCACATGGAAAATACCCTTAATAGTACTTTGGTTATTGCCCAGGAAACAGCTGAGGAAGTAAAGCTGAATGCCAAAAAAGAAACGGATCTGATGCTAAAGGAGGCGGAAATCCGTTCCCAGAAATTGATTGACGATGCAATGACTAAGGTTCGCCGTATGAATGGTGAATATGAGGAGTTGAAAAAGCAGTCGCAGATTTATCGTACCCGTATGTGTACTTTGGTTCAGGCTCAGCTGGATATGCTGAAAGCGGATGCGGAAGACGATCAATAA
- the ileS gene encoding isoleucine--tRNA ligase has translation MDYSKTLNLPETDFPMRGNLPVREPQMLEYWQKNQTYEKRTARAKGKPKFILHDGPPYANGNIHIGTALNKILKDIIIKYKSLRGFDTPYIPGWDTHGLPIEHAAIKILGLNRHELDPLALRRECKQYAFKCLDMQREDFKRLGVSGDWDNPYITLKPEYEAKQIEVFGEMAKKGYIFKGLKTVYWCTSCETALAEAEIEYAEKKSYAIYVKFPLIDAKGNLPAGVDPKNVYAVIWTTTPWTMPANVAIAIHPTLEYAWVQCNEEIYLLAVDLIPSVAKDNHLENYTILSTMQGSAIEGMIFAHPFVERQSPVVLADYVTLEQGTGCVHTAPGHGQEDFETGMKYGLPIISPVDPTGHFTAEGGIFAGMSVQDANVPVIKTLAEHGMLLGKSTVKHQYAHCWRCKNPIIYRATEQWFASVDGFREEALQAIKAVQWIPAWGEDRIHNMVADRHDWCISRQRVWGVPIPIFYCTKCNEHIIDDTTINAVKELFRKEGSDAWWAKTAKEILPEGYSCPHCGHREFRKESDIMDVWFDSGSSHAAVLKQHPALHWPADLYLEGSDQHRGWFQSSLLTSVATRGTAPYKAVLTHGFVVDGEGRKMSKSVGNVIYPQEVIKKYGADILRLWVASADYQADIRISNDILKQLSEVYRKIRNTFRYILGNLKDFDPEADQVSYQQLTEIDRWALLRLEQVRERVTQAYETYEFHSLYHTVHNFCAVDLSSIYLDILKDRVYTAVPDSVERRSAQTVMYQILTTLVPMIAPVLTFTAEEAWQYMPKIETMPESVQLAEWPAAHSEYLDSGLEAKWNRILAMRSEITKALEAARRAKVIGHSLDAAVVIYADGQDYEQLAAISQDLASILIVSTASIVNNVESAPADAYRAQEINLAVVVSPAQGEKCERCWIYSDTVGQDEKQPTLCRRCANVMRKLK, from the coding sequence TTGGACTATAGTAAAACGCTTAATTTACCGGAAACAGATTTTCCCATGCGCGGCAATTTACCGGTTCGCGAACCCCAGATGCTTGAATACTGGCAAAAAAATCAGACATATGAAAAGAGAACTGCCCGGGCCAAGGGCAAACCGAAGTTTATTTTACATGATGGACCACCTTATGCAAATGGCAATATTCATATTGGCACAGCTCTGAATAAGATATTAAAAGATATCATCATCAAATATAAATCGCTGCGGGGGTTTGATACACCGTATATTCCCGGTTGGGATACCCATGGTCTGCCAATTGAACATGCTGCTATTAAAATTTTAGGCTTGAACCGTCATGAGTTAGATCCCCTTGCTTTACGGCGGGAATGCAAACAGTATGCATTTAAGTGCCTGGATATGCAGCGGGAAGACTTTAAACGGCTCGGCGTCAGTGGGGACTGGGACAATCCTTATATTACGCTGAAACCGGAATACGAAGCGAAACAAATTGAAGTGTTCGGCGAAATGGCGAAAAAAGGCTATATTTTTAAAGGTTTAAAAACAGTTTATTGGTGTACTTCCTGCGAAACAGCCTTAGCCGAAGCGGAAATTGAGTACGCAGAAAAAAAATCATATGCTATTTACGTTAAATTTCCCTTAATTGATGCTAAGGGAAACTTGCCGGCGGGCGTTGATCCGAAGAATGTCTATGCCGTAATCTGGACGACAACTCCCTGGACGATGCCGGCTAACGTGGCTATTGCCATTCATCCCACTCTGGAGTATGCTTGGGTGCAATGCAACGAAGAGATTTATCTTCTGGCTGTGGATTTGATTCCATCGGTTGCCAAAGACAATCATTTGGAAAATTATACAATTTTATCGACTATGCAAGGTTCGGCAATTGAAGGAATGATTTTTGCCCATCCCTTCGTGGAGCGCCAGTCGCCGGTTGTGCTGGCGGACTATGTTACCTTAGAACAAGGCACCGGCTGTGTTCACACCGCTCCCGGGCATGGGCAGGAAGACTTTGAGACGGGAATGAAATACGGGCTGCCGATTATTAGTCCGGTAGATCCTACCGGTCATTTTACGGCGGAGGGTGGTATTTTTGCCGGAATGTCGGTACAAGACGCCAATGTTCCGGTGATTAAAACATTAGCCGAACATGGCATGCTGCTTGGCAAAAGCACGGTAAAGCATCAGTATGCGCATTGCTGGCGCTGCAAGAATCCGATTATTTACCGGGCAACGGAACAGTGGTTTGCATCTGTAGACGGCTTTCGCGAGGAAGCGCTGCAGGCAATTAAAGCTGTGCAATGGATTCCTGCCTGGGGTGAAGACCGTATCCACAACATGGTTGCCGATCGGCATGACTGGTGCATTTCCCGGCAACGGGTCTGGGGCGTGCCAATTCCAATCTTCTACTGCACTAAATGCAATGAACATATTATTGATGATACGACCATTAACGCAGTGAAAGAACTGTTCCGTAAGGAAGGATCCGATGCCTGGTGGGCAAAAACCGCGAAAGAAATTCTGCCTGAAGGGTACAGCTGTCCCCACTGCGGCCATAGGGAGTTTCGTAAAGAAAGCGATATTATGGATGTTTGGTTTGACAGCGGTTCCAGTCATGCCGCCGTTTTAAAGCAGCATCCGGCGCTCCATTGGCCTGCCGACCTATATCTGGAAGGAAGTGATCAGCATCGCGGCTGGTTTCAATCCTCCCTGCTGACATCAGTGGCAACTCGCGGCACCGCACCATATAAGGCCGTCCTCACTCATGGCTTTGTTGTCGACGGCGAAGGCCGTAAAATGTCTAAGTCCGTTGGTAATGTGATTTATCCCCAGGAAGTAATTAAAAAATATGGCGCCGATATTTTACGCTTGTGGGTTGCATCCGCTGATTATCAAGCCGATATTCGAATTTCCAACGATATTTTAAAACAGCTGTCGGAAGTGTATCGTAAAATTCGTAATACCTTCCGCTATATTCTCGGCAATTTAAAAGACTTTGATCCTGAAGCCGATCAGGTTTCCTATCAGCAATTAACCGAAATTGATCGCTGGGCCTTGCTGAGATTGGAACAAGTCCGTGAACGGGTTACCCAAGCGTACGAAACTTATGAATTCCATTCTCTGTATCATACTGTTCATAATTTTTGTGCTGTTGATTTAAGTTCCATCTATTTGGATATTTTAAAAGACAGGGTTTATACGGCAGTCCCTGATTCTGTGGAACGGCGGTCAGCCCAAACAGTCATGTATCAGATTCTAACTACTTTAGTTCCGATGATTGCTCCGGTTCTGACCTTTACCGCCGAGGAAGCTTGGCAATACATGCCAAAAATCGAAACGATGCCGGAAAGTGTCCAGCTGGCTGAATGGCCGGCTGCTCACAGCGAATATCTGGACAGCGGGTTGGAAGCAAAATGGAACCGCATTCTCGCTATGCGCAGTGAAATTACCAAAGCGTTGGAAGCGGCCCGCCGGGCTAAAGTGATTGGTCATTCCCTGGATGCAGCGGTTGTTATTTATGCCGATGGCCAGGATTATGAGCAGCTTGCAGCAATCAGCCAGGATTTAGCCAGCATACTGATTGTTTCCACGGCCAGTATTGTGAACAATGTGGAAAGTGCTCCTGCCGATGCTTATCGTGCCCAGGAGATAAATCTGGCGGTCGTTGTTTCGCCGGCACAGGGAGAGAAATGTGAACGCTGCTGGATTTACAGTGATACTGTTGGACAGGATGAAAAGCAGCCGACACTCTGTCGCCGCTGTGCCAACGTAATGAGAAAACTGAAATAA
- the lspA gene encoding signal peptidase II, whose product MIIFLTAAMIIAADQISKYYIQSHMLPGTSAPIIQDFFHITYVLNPGAAFGMLENKTLFFIFVAIVLVLAVLYFYPKIPHKCSLLRFGIGLLTGGAIGNVIDRIHSGYVIDFFDFRIWPVFNIADIAIVCGVGIIIYTVVCLSPKEAEANDC is encoded by the coding sequence ATGATTATATTTTTAACAGCGGCAATGATCATTGCCGCCGATCAGATATCAAAATATTACATCCAATCCCATATGCTCCCCGGAACATCAGCTCCGATAATACAGGACTTTTTCCATATCACCTACGTGTTAAATCCTGGCGCGGCCTTTGGAATGTTAGAAAATAAAACACTTTTTTTTATTTTTGTTGCTATTGTCCTGGTGCTTGCCGTTCTGTATTTTTATCCTAAAATACCGCATAAATGCAGTCTTTTACGCTTTGGCATCGGCCTGTTAACCGGCGGGGCAATTGGCAATGTAATTGATCGGATCCATTCCGGTTATGTCATTGACTTTTTTGATTTTCGCATATGGCCGGTGTTTAATATTGCAGATATCGCCATTGTTTGCGGCGTTGGCATTATTATTTATACTGTGGTTTGTTTATCACCGAAAGAGGCTGAAGCTAATGATTGCTAA
- a CDS encoding TraR/DksA C4-type zinc finger protein: MDPSILAKTKKRLEFEKKLILDQISRLEETGIDQTMSDSLSELSVYDNHPADIGDELFERSKDTALIDNAQGILEKIEAALEKLDNGSYGYCDKCGKPIPLERLDAIPWVAQCVTCQNNSETIDATPRPLEEESWEPPFHRH, encoded by the coding sequence TTGGACCCTTCAATTTTGGCAAAGACAAAAAAACGGTTGGAATTCGAAAAAAAATTGATATTGGATCAAATTTCCCGCTTGGAAGAAACAGGTATTGATCAGACAATGTCCGACTCTCTCAGCGAGTTATCGGTTTATGATAATCACCCGGCTGACATCGGCGACGAACTGTTTGAACGCAGTAAAGACACTGCATTAATTGATAATGCCCAGGGAATTTTAGAAAAAATTGAAGCAGCCTTGGAGAAACTGGATAATGGATCCTATGGTTACTGCGACAAATGCGGCAAGCCAATTCCCCTGGAAAGACTGGATGCAATACCGTGGGTAGCGCAATGCGTTACCTGTCAAAATAATAGCGAAACCATTGATGCAACCCCGCGGCCGCTTGAAGAAGAAAGCTGGGAGCCACCGTTTCACCGCCATTAA
- a CDS encoding NFACT family protein translates to MNLDGFSLSPLVFELNDRLAGGRISKIFQLDKHTLIIWVRQSGEDIRLVISANPERPRIHIATSVPENPATPPAFCMLLRKHLADGRIAGISQHNLDRVVSLAVDVRDEHGMITTSYLIAELMGKHSNIIFTHNHVVIDAIKRVSVNMSRYRQVLPGKEYIFPPGQSQCNILTEPIAEFLHSVTQITGKLSKSIVAAGIGIGPVTAREIIWRAGLPCDIDVKSLDQADYDSLADAIQSLIQPLQNNETSPTVVADYNNRCIAITAFQPGHLQAEYASGFTSYSSMSNAAEFAAGLSGNHISPEQVLLVRIISTELNRLERKRTILHQELAEAEDADSFRQYGDLLMANLYNIPHGKEQVIVANLFSDKPDEQLITIPVESRLTPLENARTYYTKYNKLKRAKESLAVQLSHCQQEFDYLETIEVALTTTLASAELSDIREELSAAGYIKLAGKKRRASPVPVSPTEAIAQDGSIIIIGKNNRQNDFVTFKLARPNDLWFHTKDIPGSHVILRCDSAAPTESGMKAASQLAAYFSKARESANVPVDYTRRKHVKKPSGAKPGFVIYERQNTIYVTPKADYVAKLLNR, encoded by the coding sequence ATGAATCTTGATGGCTTTTCTCTTTCACCACTTGTCTTTGAGTTAAATGATCGGCTTGCCGGCGGGCGAATCAGTAAGATATTTCAACTTGATAAGCACACCTTAATTATTTGGGTCAGACAATCAGGGGAAGATATCCGCCTGGTTATTTCGGCAAATCCGGAACGCCCCCGTATTCATATCGCAACTTCGGTACCGGAAAATCCCGCAACACCTCCGGCTTTTTGTATGCTGTTGCGGAAGCATTTGGCCGATGGACGGATTGCCGGTATTTCCCAGCACAATTTAGACAGAGTCGTCTCGCTGGCGGTGGACGTACGGGATGAACACGGGATGATTACGACTAGCTATCTGATTGCTGAATTAATGGGGAAGCACAGTAATATTATTTTTACCCACAATCATGTTGTCATCGACGCGATTAAACGGGTTAGTGTAAATATGAGCCGTTATCGGCAAGTCCTGCCGGGAAAAGAATACATATTTCCCCCCGGCCAATCACAGTGTAATATTCTTACAGAACCTATTGCAGAATTTCTACACTCCGTGACTCAAATAACAGGAAAACTGTCAAAGTCAATTGTTGCCGCCGGCATCGGCATTGGTCCGGTTACCGCGCGAGAAATAATCTGGCGGGCCGGACTGCCTTGTGACATTGATGTTAAATCCCTGGATCAGGCCGATTACGACTCCCTGGCAGATGCGATACAAAGTTTAATTCAACCGTTGCAGAATAATGAAACTTCGCCGACGGTCGTTGCCGATTATAACAACCGGTGTATTGCTATAACAGCGTTTCAGCCCGGTCACTTGCAGGCAGAATATGCTTCCGGCTTTACTTCCTATTCCTCAATGAGTAATGCGGCTGAATTTGCAGCCGGCTTATCAGGCAATCATATTTCACCTGAGCAAGTGTTACTCGTAAGAATTATTTCCACTGAATTAAACCGGTTGGAACGTAAGCGGACCATTTTGCATCAGGAGCTCGCCGAAGCAGAGGATGCTGATTCCTTTCGTCAATACGGTGATCTTTTAATGGCGAATTTGTATAATATTCCCCACGGGAAAGAACAGGTTATTGTTGCGAATCTGTTCAGCGACAAACCGGATGAACAGTTGATTACTATTCCTGTTGAATCAAGGTTGACACCATTGGAAAATGCCCGGACTTATTATACAAAATATAATAAGCTCAAAAGAGCGAAAGAATCCCTCGCTGTTCAGTTGAGCCATTGTCAGCAGGAATTTGACTATTTAGAAACGATTGAGGTTGCTCTTACTACCACTTTAGCTTCTGCCGAGCTTTCCGATATTAGAGAAGAATTAAGCGCTGCCGGATATATCAAGCTCGCAGGAAAAAAGCGGCGAGCTTCCCCGGTTCCGGTTTCGCCGACCGAGGCAATTGCTCAGGACGGTTCTATTATTATCATTGGCAAAAACAACCGTCAAAATGATTTTGTAACTTTTAAACTTGCCCGGCCCAACGATCTCTGGTTTCATACTAAAGATATTCCCGGCTCTCATGTTATTCTGCGCTGCGATTCGGCAGCGCCAACGGAAAGCGGGATGAAAGCAGCGTCTCAGCTTGCGGCATACTTTAGTAAAGCCCGTGAATCGGCCAATGTACCGGTTGATTACACCCGGCGAAAACATGTAAAAAAACCGTCGGGAGCTAAGCCCGGATTCGTTATTTATGAGCGCCAGAATACTATCTATGTTACGCCTAAAGCAGATTACGTTGCTAAGTTATTAAATCGATAA
- the pyrR gene encoding bifunctional pyr operon transcriptional regulator/uracil phosphoribosyltransferase PyrR — MKKLVEKTVIMDTQAIKRALTRVAHEIIEKNKGVANLVLIGIRTRGVPIAERIANEIEKIEGVRVPVGILDITLYRDDLSTLSYQPIVHATQIPVNINGKRLVLIDDVLYTGRTVRAALDAIIDIGRPEVIELAVLVDRGHRELPIRADFVGKNVPTSRKEVVSVQLEVIDKSEQVMIEEIVE; from the coding sequence ATGAAAAAATTAGTAGAAAAAACGGTAATTATGGATACTCAGGCAATTAAACGAGCACTTACCCGCGTGGCCCATGAAATTATTGAAAAAAACAAAGGCGTTGCCAATTTAGTTTTAATTGGTATACGGACCCGGGGAGTTCCGATTGCCGAACGCATAGCTAACGAAATAGAAAAGATCGAAGGCGTGCGAGTGCCCGTGGGAATTTTGGACATAACTCTTTATCGCGACGACTTATCGACGCTAAGTTATCAGCCAATTGTTCACGCCACACAAATTCCCGTAAATATTAATGGGAAAAGATTAGTTCTTATTGATGATGTTCTCTATACCGGACGAACTGTCCGGGCTGCACTCGATGCGATTATTGATATCGGCCGTCCCGAAGTAATAGAACTAGCGGTATTGGTTGATCGTGGTCATCGTGAGTTGCCGATTCGCGCCGATTTTGTGGGGAAAAATGTTCCTACTTCCCGCAAGGAGGTTGTAAGCGTTCAACTGGAAGTCATTGATAAATCTGAACAAGTCATGATCGAAGAAATTGTTGAATAA
- a CDS encoding YlmH/Sll1252 family protein, with amino-acid sequence MSEREKILRYYRASGDEASAAKLLDLGESAIRYRRYKVSDFLDPYLYSIAETITAHYDQLQLLAEGGYHGAERVKAAFIDLNFPGKVDFAIAALRIDWDSRYYQLSHRDVLGALLGLGLKREIIGDLIMNQSGCQVILDTTMAAFVVQNLSTVGSAPVSVTTIALEEIAAREEKIKEIKTTVASLRLDVVAAAGFGTSRTKMADEIMADKVKVNWQSIKNSSQLLKIGDVISMHGRGRVEVCDVLGQTKKGRTSVCLKRFI; translated from the coding sequence ATGAGTGAACGGGAAAAGATTCTGCGCTACTATCGGGCAAGCGGTGATGAGGCTAGTGCAGCCAAACTGCTTGACCTCGGCGAAAGTGCAATTCGTTATCGAAGATATAAGGTAAGTGATTTTCTTGATCCTTATCTGTATAGTATCGCGGAGACAATTACCGCCCATTATGATCAATTACAGCTATTGGCCGAGGGAGGCTATCATGGTGCCGAGCGGGTGAAAGCGGCTTTTATTGATCTGAATTTTCCCGGGAAAGTCGATTTTGCGATAGCTGCATTACGGATTGATTGGGATTCCCGTTATTACCAATTATCCCATCGGGATGTGCTGGGGGCTCTATTAGGCTTAGGACTGAAACGTGAAATCATCGGCGACTTGATCATGAATCAATCAGGCTGCCAAGTTATTTTGGATACAACAATGGCGGCCTTTGTTGTACAAAACCTGAGTACAGTCGGTTCAGCCCCGGTTTCAGTTACAACAATTGCCCTGGAAGAAATCGCAGCCCGGGAAGAGAAAATAAAGGAAATTAAAACAACGGTTGCTTCCCTGCGTCTGGATGTTGTTGCCGCTGCCGGGTTTGGTACCTCTCGCACGAAAATGGCGGATGAAATCATGGCTGACAAGGTTAAAGTCAACTGGCAAAGTATAAAAAACAGTTCGCAGCTGTTGAAGATCGGTGATGTAATCTCCATGCACGGGCGCGGCAGAGTAGAGGTCTGTGATGTATTGGGGCAGACAAAAAAAGGACGGACAAGCGTTTGTTTGAAACGCTTTATTTAA
- a CDS encoding RluA family pseudouridine synthase, which translates to MIANNRTYTITEAQVNKRLDVFLSQMLTEFSRSHVQKLIIDHQVTVNGHPTKANYKLRLEERVAVVISEGKPMAVEPEKIPLDILYEDIQVIVVNKPRGMVVHPATGNYSGTLVNALLEHCNDLSGINGTIRPGIVHRLDKDTSGVMVAAKTDRAHISLAKQIKERTASRRYLAIVQGNIKEEQGLINAPIGRDPNDRKKMAVTFTNSKTAITNFRVIKRFGKYTLVECKLLTGRTHQIRVHMTYIGHPVVGDPKYGPGKSPFSIQGQALHSTELTFEHPTTGQKLIFSAPMPADMQDILNSLTKKK; encoded by the coding sequence ATGATTGCTAACAATAGAACCTATACGATAACGGAAGCTCAGGTTAATAAGCGTTTAGATGTATTTTTAAGCCAAATGCTAACGGAATTTTCCCGCTCCCATGTCCAAAAATTAATTATAGACCACCAAGTTACCGTAAATGGCCATCCGACAAAAGCCAATTATAAGCTGCGGTTAGAGGAACGTGTTGCAGTAGTGATTTCGGAAGGAAAGCCAATGGCAGTAGAACCGGAAAAGATACCGCTGGACATTCTATATGAGGATATCCAGGTTATTGTCGTTAACAAGCCCCGGGGCATGGTCGTTCACCCGGCAACCGGTAATTACAGCGGTACTTTGGTGAATGCACTGCTGGAGCACTGCAATGATTTATCAGGTATTAATGGGACGATTCGGCCAGGTATTGTACATCGGCTTGATAAAGATACTTCCGGCGTTATGGTAGCGGCAAAAACAGACCGTGCGCATATTAGTTTAGCCAAACAAATAAAGGAACGGACCGCTAGCCGACGCTATCTGGCCATCGTTCAGGGAAATATTAAGGAAGAGCAGGGCCTTATCAATGCACCAATCGGCCGCGATCCCAATGATCGTAAAAAGATGGCAGTTACCTTTACCAACAGCAAAACAGCTATTACAAATTTTCGAGTAATTAAACGTTTTGGTAAATATACTTTGGTTGAATGTAAACTGTTAACCGGAAGAACCCATCAAATCCGGGTACATATGACCTATATCGGCCACCCGGTAGTAGGAGATCCTAAATATGGCCCGGGGAAATCCCCCTTTTCCATACAGGGACAGGCACTCCATTCCACAGAGCTAACCTTTGAACACCCGACGACCGGTCAAAAATTGATTTTCTCAGCGCCCATGCCTGCCGATATGCAGGATATATTAAATTCACTTACCAAAAAAAAATAG
- a CDS encoding nitroreductase family protein has protein sequence MTKDVFDCMRESQSTRMFQQESIPDPTLTRILEAGCWAPSAGNLQPWYFYVIKNQDVKEKVANACYDQHQVEEAPISIVILADPARSNEQYGERGAQLYCLQDTAAAAENMILAAEGLGIATCWVGAFDEREVQEAVEAPPRLRAVAIICLGYSNEGNNQPKARLRVADVTKFIN, from the coding sequence ATGACAAAAGATGTATTTGATTGTATGCGTGAAAGCCAGAGTACCCGCATGTTTCAACAGGAATCCATTCCAGACCCAACATTGACTCGTATCCTAGAGGCAGGTTGCTGGGCGCCAAGTGCAGGTAATCTTCAGCCTTGGTATTTTTATGTCATTAAAAATCAAGATGTTAAAGAAAAAGTAGCAAACGCGTGCTATGATCAGCATCAGGTTGAAGAAGCCCCTATAAGTATCGTCATCCTAGCGGACCCGGCACGTTCTAACGAGCAATACGGAGAACGGGGCGCACAACTGTATTGCTTACAGGATACAGCTGCGGCTGCAGAAAATATGATATTAGCAGCTGAAGGTTTAGGAATAGCTACCTGTTGGGTTGGCGCTTTTGATGAACGTGAGGTACAAGAGGCCGTAGAAGCGCCGCCTCGGTTACGCGCCGTTGCGATTATTTGTCTTGGATACAGTAATGAGGGAAATAACCAGCCAAAGGCAAGACTGCGGGTAGCCGATGTCACTAAATTTATTAATTAG